Proteins found in one Scylla paramamosain isolate STU-SP2022 chromosome 44, ASM3559412v1, whole genome shotgun sequence genomic segment:
- the LOC135094019 gene encoding transmembrane protein 208-like yields the protein MGVQKGKQGTKGTKQIMQENTDTLAFYRNMIFVSCGIYFGTGMIFFSGFPTMDLTLVVMVVMVLAGCYHFMSSMAKPKLAADGSVLDEGCDLNIEGGIAEHVKDLVILTSGTLVLATISSYFWLLWLLAPCRGAQMLWTNILGPWFFQEAEPQPEERVVDKKQRKMERRNKYR from the exons ATGGGG gtGCAGAAGGGGAAGCAGGGGACGAAGGGCACCAAGCAGATCATGCAGGAGAACACAGACACCCTCGCCTTCTACAGGAACATGATCTTTGTATCCTGTGGTATTTACTTCGGCACTGGAATGATCTTTTTCTCTGGCTTCCCTACGATggatttg acgctggtggtgatggtggtgatggtcctggCCGGCTGCTACCACTTCATGTCCAGTATGGCCAAACCTAAGTTGGCCGCTGATGGTTCTGTcctggatgaaggctgtgatcTCAACATTGAAGGAGGCATTGctga ACACGTGAAGGACCTGGTGATTCTGACGTCAGGAACGCTGGTGCTGGCTACGATCTCCTCCTATTTCTGGCTCTTATGGCTCCTG GCCCCTTGTCGTGGCGCTCAGATGCTGTGGACCAATATTCTCGGTCCATGGTTCTTCCAGGAGGCCGAACCACAGCCGGAGGAACGCGTGGTGGACAAGAAGCAGCGGAAGATGGAACGCCGAAACAAATATCGTTaa